The proteins below come from a single Takifugu flavidus isolate HTHZ2018 chromosome 6, ASM371156v2, whole genome shotgun sequence genomic window:
- the lrpap1 gene encoding alpha-2-macroglobulin receptor-associated protein has protein sequence MKLKCFVVAVCYSVCVMAGKYSREVNEQKPGGDGLTVEFRIGKLNQVWEKAKRMPLSPVRQAELHSDLKIQEKDELQWKKLKAEGLDETGEKEAQLRRNFNVILAKYGMDGKRDTRSVENNSLKDHDAKEGDIFDDPRLDKLWNKAKSSGKFSNEELSSLKKEFQHHRDKIHEYNILIDAVSRTEEIHKNVISPLEGDAKEPELHKKHTDLKQKMRDLNHGFERLRKLSHEGFTEDSEFREPRVIELWEAAKRANLSEDELDSLKEELHHFETKVEKHSHYQEQLELSHQKLQHVEALGDKEHIRKTQEKYNTLAEKTREIGYKMKKHMQDLSSKISGQGLNHNEL, from the exons ATGAAGCTTAAATGTTTTGTCGTTGCCGTGTGCTACAGCGTGTGTGTCATGGCTGGGAAATACTCTCGGGAGGTGAACGAGCAGAAGCCCGGCGGTGATGGACTGACGGTGGAGTTCAGGATCGGAAAACTCAACCAGGTGTGGGAGAAAGCCAAGCGG ATGCCGCTGTCACCGGTCCGTCAGGCGGAGCTGCACAGCGACctgaagatccaggagaagGACGAGCTTCAGTGGAAGAAGCTGAAGGCGGAGGGCCTCGATGAAACCGGGGAAAAAGAGGCTCAACTGCGACGCAACTTTAATG TGATCCTGGCCAAGTATGGGATGGATGGGAAAAGAGACACTCGATCGGTGGAAAACAACTCTCTGAAGGACCACGATGCGAAGGAGGGGGACATTTTTGATGATCCCAGGCTGGATAAACTGTGGAACAAG GCCAAGAGCTCTGGAAAGTTCTCCAACGAGGAGCTGTCGAGCCTGAAGAAGGAATTCCAGCATCACAGGGACAAGATCCACGAGTACAACATCCTCATCGACGCGGTGAGCAGGACGGAAG AAATCCACAAGAATGTGATCTCGCCACTGGAGGGGGACGCCAAAGAGCCCGAGCTGCACAAGAAGCACACGGACCTGAAGCAGAAAATGAGGGATCTCAACCACGGCTTCGAGCGACTGCGCAAACTCAGCCACGAGGGCTTCACCGAGGACAGTG AGTTCAGGGAGCCCCGTGTGATCGAACTGTGGGAGGCTGCCAAGCGAGCCAACCTCAGCGAAGACGAGCTGGACTCTCTCAAG GAGGAGCTCCATCACTTTGAGACCAAAGTGGAGAAGCACAGCCACTACCAGGAGCAACTGGAGCTCTCCCACCAGAAGCTGCAGCACGTGGAAGCTTTGGGAGACAAGGAGCACATCAGGAAAACCCAAGAAAAGTACAACACGCTTGCCGAGAAGACCCGGGAGATCGGATATAAG ATGAAGAAACACATGCAAGACTTGTCCAGCAAGATCTCTGGTCAGGGCCTCAACCACAACGAGCTCTGA